In Lacrimispora indolis DSM 755, a genomic segment contains:
- a CDS encoding helix-turn-helix transcriptional regulator — protein MAYCSTPLNIEFDIREIITVHYFEYMKDFVFSGESHDFWEFLYVDKGEIIVQANHSFYQLKAGDVIFHKPNEFHALSASGNKAPNLVAVSFRCTSESMRFFEEKTCFLNQEERFLISRIIAEARQAFSTPLHIPSVEKVELAPLPPFGAAQLILLYLQIFLIHVKRNHFEEEGVPNHAVLTEQMVLSANSTHLEQIIQFMEFHICEHLSIKTICEEFSISRSTLHSLFHKEKNCGAIDYFNLMKIERSKEIMRDGNMNFTEIAYFLSYSSLQYFSKQFKKTTGMSPLEYFNSVKKYSNEITNASKKKMVDDRMI, from the coding sequence ATGGCATATTGCAGCACACCGTTAAACATAGAATTTGATATCCGGGAAATCATAACCGTCCACTATTTTGAATACATGAAGGATTTTGTATTTTCAGGGGAATCCCATGACTTCTGGGAGTTTCTTTATGTGGACAAGGGAGAAATCATTGTACAGGCAAACCATTCCTTCTACCAATTAAAAGCAGGCGATGTGATCTTTCACAAGCCAAATGAATTTCACGCCTTAAGTGCGTCGGGAAACAAAGCTCCCAATCTGGTGGCAGTCTCCTTCCGCTGCACCAGCGAAAGCATGAGGTTTTTTGAGGAAAAAACCTGTTTCTTAAATCAGGAGGAACGATTTCTCATCTCCAGGATCATTGCAGAGGCAAGACAGGCTTTTTCCACTCCCCTTCATATTCCTTCCGTGGAAAAGGTAGAACTTGCCCCTTTACCACCCTTTGGAGCTGCCCAGCTCATCCTTTTATATCTCCAGATTTTTCTGATCCATGTAAAACGAAATCATTTTGAAGAGGAAGGCGTACCCAACCACGCGGTTTTAACTGAACAGATGGTCCTTTCCGCCAATTCCACCCATTTGGAACAGATCATTCAGTTTATGGAGTTTCACATCTGCGAACACCTTTCCATAAAAACCATTTGCGAGGAATTCTCCATAAGCCGTTCCACTCTTCATTCCCTGTTTCACAAAGAAAAGAACTGCGGGGCCATTGACTATTTTAATTTGATGAAGATCGAGAGATCCAAGGAAATTATGCGGGATGGGAACATGAATTTTACGGAGATCGCTTATTTCTTATCCTACAGTTCCCTGCAGTATTTTTCCAAACAGTTTAAAAAAACAACAGGAATGTCTCCCCTGGAATATTTTAATTCCGTTAAGAAATACTCCAACGAGATCACAAATGCCAGTAAGAAAAAGATGGTTGATGACAGGATGATTTGA
- a CDS encoding PLP-dependent aminotransferase family protein, with protein MIPLKNQPGPPYYSQIYSYIKEEIKKGNISPATRLPSTRQLAENLKVSRSTTQMAYEQLLSEGYIEAIPCKGYFVCRIEGLVHTGQEQRDKIPAFFPPASSEKKRVPEWNVDFSPRGIDLCAFPFNTWRKISKNTLVDDNREMFMPGDPQGEPALREAIRSYLHSARGVNCRAEQIIVGAGSEYLLMLLSQILGSERVIAMENPTYKQAYRVFDSLKYRVAPVAMDRSGMDVKLLEKSRADIAYVMPSHQYPTGIVMPVKRRQELLVWAYEKEGRYLIEDDYDSEFRYKGKPIPALQGMDGRNRVIYYGTFSKSIAPAIRVSYMVLPGPLLTIYRERMNFYASTVSRIDQNILYQFMAEGHYERHLNRMRAVYKAKHDVLAAGLKPFESQFLIRGEHAGLHLLLTDKKGRPESLLINMAAESGVKVYGMSGYFIHEEHNTYPSTVVLGFASLTEEEIRTGLGLLSRAWSVDEEEGFCG; from the coding sequence ATGATACCCTTAAAAAACCAACCAGGACCGCCCTATTACAGCCAGATTTACAGCTATATCAAAGAGGAAATAAAAAAGGGAAATATCAGTCCGGCTACCCGTCTTCCTTCCACAAGACAGCTGGCGGAAAATTTAAAGGTCAGCCGCAGCACCACTCAGATGGCTTATGAACAGCTGCTGTCGGAAGGGTATATTGAGGCCATACCCTGTAAAGGATATTTTGTATGCAGGATCGAGGGCCTGGTGCATACCGGACAGGAACAAAGGGATAAGATTCCAGCCTTTTTCCCCCCAGCCTCTTCTGAGAAGAAAAGGGTTCCTGAATGGAACGTGGACTTTTCCCCCAGAGGAATTGATCTTTGCGCTTTTCCATTCAATACCTGGAGAAAGATATCGAAAAATACCCTTGTAGACGATAACAGGGAGATGTTTATGCCGGGAGATCCCCAGGGAGAGCCCGCTCTAAGGGAGGCTATCCGTTCTTATCTCCATTCCGCCCGCGGGGTAAACTGTCGGGCGGAGCAGATCATCGTAGGAGCGGGAAGTGAATACCTTTTGATGCTGCTGTCCCAGATCCTTGGATCTGAACGGGTGATTGCCATGGAAAATCCCACCTATAAGCAGGCTTACCGGGTTTTTGACAGCTTAAAATACCGGGTGGCCCCCGTTGCCATGGACCGGTCCGGCATGGATGTGAAGCTTTTAGAAAAGAGCAGAGCTGACATTGCCTATGTGATGCCTTCCCACCAGTATCCAACCGGTATTGTCATGCCGGTAAAGCGTAGGCAGGAATTACTTGTCTGGGCCTATGAAAAGGAGGGGCGGTATCTCATTGAGGACGATTATGACAGTGAATTCCGTTACAAGGGAAAGCCTATCCCTGCATTACAGGGAATGGACGGAAGAAACCGGGTTATTTATTATGGAACCTTTTCTAAATCCATTGCTCCTGCCATCCGTGTGAGCTACATGGTATTGCCCGGACCTCTTTTAACTATTTACAGGGAACGGATGAATTTTTATGCTTCCACAGTGTCCCGCATTGACCAGAACATCCTTTATCAGTTTATGGCAGAGGGGCATTACGAACGCCATTTAAACCGTATGAGAGCAGTCTATAAGGCAAAGCACGATGTCCTGGCAGCGGGGTTGAAGCCCTTTGAAAGCCAGTTCTTGATCAGGGGGGAGCATGCGGGGCTCCATCTGCTTTTGACGGACAAGAAGGGAAGGCCGGAGAGCCTGCTCATAAATATGGCGGCAGAATCAGGAGTTAAGGTTTATGGAATGTCAGGATACTTTATCCATGAAGAGCATAATACCTATCCTTCTACCGTTGTCCTTGGGTTTGCAAGCCTCACGGAAGAAGAGATAAGGACAGGACTTGGGCTCCTTAGCCGGGCCTGGTCAGTAGATGAAGAGGAGGGATTTTGTGGGTGA
- a CDS encoding DUF5696 domain-containing protein, with translation MQDIIFNQTALSFEESSLLFAIKHGNALWKWDKKYRPRLVIGGQAVYFQDAASITHRQWKTGVGEGIISHYHGFQLEGLDLGLAFETVAWLEYATGDIHFEWIPLAESSIPVSEIYWPGYMEFEKESDRWYTLLNIQQGLLIPNTWETALEKLPFDGMMCTAGSYMPWFGQVKDGEGYLAICEQPWDAAYYAEHPAKGPYTHTGIKWLPSLGKMNGRRTMRYSFLSDCDYNDICKHYRTYVKEQGTFCSLKEKAAKAPVHKLVGVSFVHKGIKTLVMPDSRFFDPENPDKNNHVYSFEKRAGEIRHFHKDLGLKKLYLHLDGWAEPGYDNQHPDYIPACEEAGGWEKLKMLADTMHECGYFFGVHDQYRDYYRRAKTFDQNFAAQKPDGTLTEHANWAGGPQTYLCATQAPYYVKRNFTEIRKNGVELDCAYLDVFTCNEPDECDHPWHRINRKECLDYRSLCFEYLLSQGILPSSEEVTDWCVKSLVFCHYAPYSFMMHEPGAARQGIAVPLFNLVYHDCMIIPWMMEKYENEDFMLYALLNGGAPYFIRDGAYENIDGSFGGYETLSEEEMAARCSVVSSLHEKVAMCEMMYHEFIENDPFRQRTAFADGTVVEIDLVHGTYEIKTRQ, from the coding sequence ATGCAAGATATTATATTCAATCAAACCGCCTTGAGCTTTGAAGAAAGCTCCCTCCTGTTTGCCATAAAGCATGGGAATGCGCTTTGGAAATGGGACAAAAAATACAGGCCCCGTCTTGTGATCGGCGGACAGGCCGTCTATTTTCAGGATGCCGCTTCCATTACCCACAGGCAATGGAAAACAGGAGTAGGGGAAGGAATCATCAGCCATTACCATGGCTTTCAGCTGGAGGGCTTGGATCTTGGACTGGCCTTTGAAACGGTTGCATGGCTGGAATATGCCACAGGAGACATACATTTTGAATGGATCCCCCTGGCAGAAAGCAGCATCCCGGTCTCAGAAATATACTGGCCCGGATACATGGAATTTGAAAAGGAAAGTGACCGCTGGTATACTCTTTTGAACATCCAGCAAGGACTGCTCATACCAAACACCTGGGAAACGGCTCTTGAAAAGCTTCCCTTTGACGGTATGATGTGCACCGCCGGTTCCTATATGCCCTGGTTTGGCCAGGTAAAAGACGGAGAAGGCTACTTAGCAATCTGTGAGCAGCCCTGGGATGCCGCCTATTATGCGGAGCATCCGGCAAAGGGTCCATACACACATACCGGCATCAAATGGCTGCCAAGCCTGGGCAAAATGAACGGCCGCAGGACCATGCGGTACTCCTTTTTGTCTGACTGCGATTACAATGACATCTGCAAGCATTACAGAACCTATGTAAAGGAGCAGGGTACCTTCTGTTCCTTAAAGGAAAAGGCTGCCAAGGCCCCTGTTCACAAGCTGGTGGGGGTTTCCTTTGTCCATAAGGGGATCAAAACCCTGGTCATGCCTGACTCCCGCTTCTTTGATCCGGAAAATCCGGATAAAAACAACCATGTATACAGCTTTGAGAAAAGAGCCGGTGAGATCCGTCATTTCCACAAGGATTTAGGCCTTAAAAAGCTGTATCTCCACCTGGATGGCTGGGCGGAACCAGGTTATGACAACCAGCATCCAGACTATATCCCCGCCTGTGAAGAGGCCGGGGGCTGGGAAAAGCTGAAAATGCTTGCGGATACCATGCATGAATGCGGATATTTCTTTGGCGTCCACGACCAGTACCGGGATTATTACCGCAGGGCAAAAACCTTTGATCAGAATTTTGCCGCACAAAAGCCTGACGGAACCCTGACGGAGCATGCCAACTGGGCAGGGGGCCCGCAGACCTATCTGTGTGCCACCCAGGCTCCATACTATGTTAAGAGGAATTTTACAGAGATCAGGAAAAACGGAGTGGAACTGGATTGTGCCTACTTAGATGTGTTCACCTGCAACGAGCCTGACGAATGCGACCACCCATGGCACCGGATCAACCGGAAGGAATGCCTGGATTACCGGAGCCTTTGCTTTGAATACTTACTTTCCCAGGGGATCCTTCCCAGCTCTGAGGAAGTGACGGACTGGTGCGTAAAGAGCCTTGTGTTCTGCCACTATGCTCCCTATTCCTTTATGATGCACGAACCGGGAGCTGCCCGCCAGGGAATCGCCGTCCCCCTCTTTAACCTGGTGTATCATGACTGTATGATCATCCCATGGATGATGGAAAAATACGAGAATGAGGATTTCATGCTCTACGCCCTTTTAAACGGCGGCGCACCTTACTTTATCCGGGATGGGGCTTACGAAAACATTGACGGCTCTTTTGGCGGATATGAGACTCTTTCAGAGGAAGAAATGGCTGCCCGCTGCAGCGTTGTCTCTTCTCTCCACGAAAAGGTGGCCATGTGTGAAATGATGTATCACGAATTCATAGAAAATGACCCTTTCCGGCAGCGCACTGCATTTGCTGACGGCACTGTGGTTGAAATCGATTTGGTTCATGGGACTTATGAAATCAAAACCAGACAATAA
- a CDS encoding AraC family transcriptional regulator, which yields MNQEILDRLGVITDEEREIINGRTEIDRNRYTEGKDLVIDSKKMLEHGKMISIRPHTRFVHFPRHKHNYIEVIYMCKGETIHYIDGETVVLKTGELLFLNQHATQEILPAGEEDIGVNFIILPEFFDTAFEMMGEEENLLRDFLVGCLCFDPRYASYLHFQVADVLPVQNLVENMVWTLLSDQPNKRSINQITMGLLFLQLMHYTDKISHTQESFEQKLIFQVLTYIDENYKAGELTELAALLNYNIYWLSRAIKRLTGRTYKELLQIKRLNQASFLLLNTRLSITDISIAVGYDNTSYFHRIFRSYFKMSPKEYRNSVS from the coding sequence GTGAATCAGGAAATCTTAGACCGTCTGGGAGTCATTACAGACGAGGAACGGGAAATTATAAACGGACGGACGGAAATCGACCGCAATCGATATACTGAGGGAAAGGATCTGGTCATTGACAGCAAAAAGATGCTGGAGCATGGGAAGATGATCTCCATCAGGCCTCACACCAGGTTCGTCCATTTTCCAAGGCACAAGCATAATTACATTGAAGTGATCTATATGTGCAAAGGGGAAACAATCCATTATATTGATGGGGAAACAGTGGTTTTAAAAACAGGGGAGCTTCTGTTTTTAAACCAGCACGCCACCCAGGAGATCCTTCCGGCAGGAGAGGAGGATATTGGAGTAAACTTCATCATCCTGCCGGAATTTTTTGACACTGCTTTTGAAATGATGGGAGAAGAAGAAAACCTTTTGAGGGATTTTCTGGTGGGATGTCTCTGCTTTGATCCCCGTTACGCCAGCTACCTCCATTTCCAGGTCGCGGATGTGCTGCCGGTGCAGAATCTGGTGGAAAACATGGTATGGACCCTTTTAAGCGACCAGCCCAATAAAAGGAGCATCAATCAGATCACCATGGGGCTTTTGTTCCTTCAGCTCATGCATTATACGGATAAGATCAGCCATACACAGGAAAGCTTTGAGCAAAAGCTGATTTTTCAGGTACTTACCTATATTGATGAAAATTATAAGGCTGGGGAGCTGACTGAGCTTGCGGCGCTGCTTAATTACAATATTTACTGGCTGAGCCGGGCAATCAAGAGGTTGACCGGGCGGACCTATAAGGAGCTTTTGCAGATAAAGCGGCTGAATCAGGCTTCTTTCCTTCTTTTGAATACCAGGCTTTCCATAACTGACATTTCCATTGCAGTTGGGTATGATAACACCAGTTATTTTCACCGTATATTCCGGAGCTATTTCAAAATGTCTCCTAAGGAGTACAGAAATTCGGTTTCTTAG
- a CDS encoding glutamine--tRNA ligase/YqeY domain fusion protein, with amino-acid sequence MEENKEDVVSKNFIEQEIDKDLAEGVYDHVQTRFPPEPNGYLHIGHAKSILLNYGLAQKYGGKFNLRFDDTNPTKEKTEFVESIIEDVKWLGADFEDRLFFASNYFQEMYDCAILLIKKGKAFVCDLTAEEIREYRGDFKTPGKESPYRNRSVEENLKLFEEMKEGRYQDGERVLRAKIDMASPNINMRDPVIYRVARMSHHNTGDQWCIYPMYDFAHPIEDAIECITHSICTLEFEDHRPLYDWVVKECEFANPPRQIEFAKLYLTNVITGKRYIKKLVEDGIVDGWDDPRLVSIAALRRRGYTPESLRMFVDLVGVSKANSSVDYAMLEYCIREDLKLKRPRMMAILDPVKLVIDNYPEDTIEYLDVANNLENPELGERKVPFGKELYIEREDFMEEPIKKYFRLFPGNEVRLMNAYFVTCTGCEKDAEGNVTVVHCTYDPETKSGSGFEGRKVKGTIHWVASSTAVQAECRLYENIVDEEKGKLNEDGSLNLNPNSLTILKNCYVEPSFAGTKAYDSFQFVRNGFFCVDCKDSREDHLVFNRIVSLKSSFKITK; translated from the coding sequence ATGGAAGAAAACAAAGAAGACGTGGTTTCTAAAAACTTTATTGAACAGGAGATAGATAAGGATCTTGCAGAAGGTGTTTATGATCACGTGCAGACCAGGTTTCCGCCGGAGCCTAACGGTTATCTGCATATCGGACATGCAAAATCGATTTTACTTAACTATGGCCTGGCTCAGAAGTATGGTGGAAAATTCAACCTCCGTTTTGACGATACTAATCCGACAAAAGAGAAGACAGAATTTGTGGAATCAATCATAGAGGATGTGAAGTGGCTGGGAGCTGATTTTGAGGACCGCCTTTTCTTTGCTTCCAATTATTTTCAGGAAATGTATGATTGTGCCATCCTTTTAATAAAGAAGGGAAAAGCATTTGTCTGCGATCTGACTGCGGAAGAGATCAGGGAATACCGGGGAGATTTTAAGACTCCGGGAAAAGAAAGCCCCTACCGGAACCGCAGCGTGGAAGAAAACTTAAAGCTGTTTGAAGAGATGAAGGAAGGCAGGTATCAGGATGGGGAAAGAGTGCTCCGCGCCAAGATCGATATGGCGTCTCCCAACATCAACATGCGTGATCCGGTCATTTACCGGGTGGCCCGCATGTCTCATCATAACACCGGCGATCAGTGGTGCATTTATCCCATGTATGATTTCGCTCACCCCATTGAGGATGCCATCGAGTGCATCACCCATTCCATCTGTACTCTGGAATTTGAGGACCACAGGCCTCTTTACGACTGGGTGGTCAAGGAGTGTGAATTTGCAAATCCTCCCCGCCAGATCGAATTTGCAAAGCTGTATCTGACCAATGTGATCACTGGAAAACGCTATATCAAGAAGCTGGTAGAGGACGGCATTGTTGACGGCTGGGATGACCCTCGTCTGGTATCCATTGCAGCTTTAAGAAGAAGAGGCTATACACCGGAATCCCTCCGCATGTTTGTGGACCTGGTAGGTGTGTCAAAGGCCAACAGCTCCGTGGATTATGCTATGCTGGAATACTGCATCCGGGAAGATTTAAAGCTGAAAAGACCCAGAATGATGGCGATCCTGGATCCCGTTAAGCTGGTCATTGACAATTACCCGGAGGACACGATAGAATATCTGGATGTTGCAAACAACCTGGAAAATCCTGAATTGGGAGAAAGAAAGGTTCCTTTTGGAAAAGAGCTTTACATTGAACGGGAAGACTTTATGGAAGAGCCGATTAAGAAATATTTCCGCCTTTTTCCAGGCAATGAGGTCCGCCTGATGAATGCTTATTTTGTCACCTGTACCGGCTGTGAAAAGGATGCTGAAGGCAATGTGACGGTGGTACATTGTACCTATGATCCGGAGACAAAAAGCGGTTCCGGCTTTGAAGGCAGAAAGGTGAAGGGAACCATCCACTGGGTAGCTTCCTCCACTGCAGTACAGGCGGAATGCCGTTTGTATGAAAACATCGTGGATGAAGAAAAGGGAAAGCTGAATGAAGACGGCAGCTTAAACTTAAATCCAAATTCCTTGACAATCTTAAAGAATTGCTATGTGGAGCCCAGCTTCGCAGGCACAAAGGCTTATGACAGCTTCCAGTTTGTGAGAAACGGATTTTTCTGCGTTGACTGCAAGGACAGCAGGGAAGATCATCTGGTATTCAACCGGATCGTTTCTTTAAAGAGTTCTTTTAAAATAACAAAATAA